One window from the genome of Cardiocondyla obscurior isolate alpha-2009 linkage group LG04, Cobs3.1, whole genome shotgun sequence encodes:
- the LOC139102006 gene encoding nucleolar protein 10-like, with amino-acid sequence MQVSAPNNIKIYNLSAGKSLPEWLSDRKRRSLSKKNVDIRRRIELIQDFDMPGISTSIKVSKDEQYILATGIYKPRVKCFDVHNLALKFERCFDSEVVAFEVISDDYSKIIFLQCDRNVEFHAAHGKYYKLRVPNFGRDLKYHYPSCDAFIVGDSNNIYRINLERGQFLQPFETEATSINKCEINPLHHLLTVGTQEGKIEAWDPRVRNRVGVLDCALHCITQNNLKTVPAISALKFQGGLTLGVGTSTGHILLYDIRSNKPFLTKDHMYELPIKCIDFHQKMELVYSMDSSIVKIWERDNGKLYTSIEAQHSFNDLSVIPNSGMLLMANETTKMQIYYIPGLGPAPYWCSFLDNITEELEELNYDIIYDDYKFVIDKELDELGLSHLKGTNLLRAYMHGYFIDMRLYRKARDVMKPFEFEEYKKKRIRDKIKEEAISRVQIRKLPSVNQELALKLMENANVNNKKKQTSSNLLKDDRFKALFNDPDYQINKDSEEYALLNPVISQLAKSKSKKLQQQLAQEQEEVQNKSDEDEPKGGSSDESFVHDSSDDDSSDDEKSWVKEVRKNYRLLKKNEREKEQEMEEDYPIARNESKTNGIKREVKFEEGGPEKKKQNKATFGERLENDETHNIKVSGSRGSREMTFVIGKKKRTEIKHRRKEYNVLRPAGSILRKKR; translated from the exons ATGCAGGTTTCCGCACcgaataacataaaaatttacaatcttAGCGCAGGAAAATCCCTTCCTGAG TGGCTATCGGATCGTAAAAGAAGAAGTTTATCGAAGAAAAATGTCG atatACGACGACGGATTGAACTTATACAAGATTTTGACATGCCTGGCATAAGCACATCTATTAAGGTTTCTAAAGATGAACAGTATATACTAGCAACAGGGATTTATAAACCACGTGTAAAGTGCTTTGATGTACATAATCTAGCATTGAAATTTGAGAGGTGTTTTGATTCTGAAGTAGTTGCTTTTGAAGTAATATCAGATGACTATAGCAAA ataatatttcTGCAATGTGATCGCAATGTTGAGTTTCATGCTGCTCATGGGAAATATTATAAGCTGAGAGTACCAAATTTTGGAAGAGATCTGAAATATCATTATCCATCTTGTGATGCTTTTATTGTTGGTGATAG taacaatatatatagaataaatcTTGAACGTGGTCAATTTTTGCAACCATTTGAAACAGAAGCAAcatcaataaataaatgtgaGATAAATCCATTACATCATTTACTCACAGTGGGTACTCAGGAGGGAAAGATTGAAGCTTGGGATCCAAGAGTAAGAAATAGAGTAGGCGTGCTCGATTGCGCTCTGCACTGCATTACTCAAAATAA TTTGAAGACAGTTCCTGCAATTTCTGCCTTGAAATTTCAAGGAGGATTAACTTTAGGAGTTGGTACCTCAACAggacatatattattatatgataTAAGATCTAATAAACCATTTTTAACCAAGGATCATATGTATGAATTACCAATCAAATGTATAGATTTTCACCAAAAAATGGAACTTGTTTATTCTATGGATAGTTCTATTGTGAAAATATGGGAAAGAGATAAT ggTAAACTTTATACTTCTATAGAAGCTCAACACAGTTTCAATGATTTGTCTGTTATACCAAACAGTGGTATGTTGCTGATGGCTAACGAAACTacgaaaatgcaaatatattatatacctGGTCTTGGTCCTGCACCTTACTGGTGTAGTTTTCTTGATAACATTACAGAGGAATTGGAAGAGTTAAATTACGATATCATCTATGACGATTACAAATTTGTAATCGATAAGGAATTAGATGAATTAGGTCTTTCACATTTGAAGGGAACTAATCTACTCAGGGCATACATGCATGGTTACTTTATAGACATGCGATTATATAGAAAAGCGAGAGATGTAATGAAACCGTTTGAATttgaagaatataaaaagaagagaattCGCGACAAGATTAAAGAAGAGGCCATCAGCAGAGTACAg atacgAAAGTTGCCAAGTGTAAATCAGGAACTGGCATTGAAACTAATGGAGAAtgcaaatgttaataataagaaaaaacaAACATCTTCTAATCTATTGAAGGACGATCGATTTAAAGCTCTCTTTAACGATCCTGATTaccaaattaataaagactCTGAAGAGTACGCTTTACTGAATCCTGTTATTTCTCAACTtgcaaaaagtaaaagtaaaaaattgcaaCAGCAATTGGCACAAGAACAAGAAGAAGTTCAAAATAAATCTGATGAGGACGAACcgaaag gTGGTAGCTCAGATGAAAGTTTCGTTCATGATAGCTCTGATGATGATAGCTCAGATGATGAGAAATCATGGGTTAAAGAAGTTCGAAAGAATTATCgattattgaagaaaaacgaaagagaaaaagagcagGAGATGGAAGAAGACTATCCGATTGCAAGAAATGAATCGAAGACAAACGGAATTAAACGAGAGGTGAAGTTCGAAGAAGGCGGaccggaaaagaaaaaacagaaTAA aGCAACGTTTGGCGAGAGATTGGAGAATGATGAAACTCATAACATTAAAGTATCCGGTTCGCGTGGTAGTAGAGAAATGACTTTTGTCATTGGAAAG aaaaaACGCACAGAAATAAAACACCGTAGAAAAGAGTATAACGTGTTACGACCAGCAGGAAGTATATTAAGgaaaaaacgttaa
- the LOC139102019 gene encoding uncharacterized protein has product MASMDCNNKPITNKDPPQENREEITEVPSILTSITTFQSTDQVGEITEDYENFISTSAVLHYCKHKILRPYLRLLGVMGLRPTNSDDSDNFLRCSILVNFHTVQVTIFMCIGYILQYMACFRRDRGFCYKVLLLEQDPLNTNEKRTQEPSCYGNVIFSYLIPSVLHLMAYLYTIYLFRIKENEQLQNLMERAFLLSSNPINRNNQKRLVHILWLFIGLSIVWMLMALITVNIQMAERNIVFQWMENSPYQVKTTLKVFLIVCTLWHDMVQGTIITSYCLQGQLLMSHLYFLRGKLLQHILQPIDWMRDIDEFKKLLKYFNDELGPAVCIYTIVNLSWAAAGIVWLFQYYINDGNNNAVTYVNVMNVILWILISIAPFIQAARLTNACSMIRAVGHEIRIRPFVYQTTPGEDLDSILLYTSSLKICARLFRIPIKGRYLCFLLTIGSISILTLGQCQFFI; this is encoded by the exons ATGGCGTCG ATGGACTGTAATAATAAACCCATAACTAATAAAGATCCGCCTCAAGAAAATCGTGAAGAGATTACGGAAGTACCGTCTATATTAACAAGTATAACAACTTTTCAAAGCACTGAT CAAGTGGGTGAAATTACTGAggattatgaaaattttatcagTACATCAGCAGTACTTCACTATtgtaaacataaaatattgagACCTTACCTAAGGCTATTGGGAGTGATGGGACTAAGACCAACTAACAGCGATGATtcggataattttttacgatgtTCTATTTTAGTAAATTTTCATACTGTACAAGTTACTATATTTATGTGCATtggatatattttacaatatatggCTTGCTttag GAGAGATCGTGGATTCTGTTATAAAGTATTGCTTTTGGAGCAAGATCCACTGAACACTAATGAAAAACGAACACAAGAACCGTCCTGTTATGGAAATGTGATATTCAGTTACTTAATTCCAAGTGTATTACATTTAATGGCCTATTTATATACGATATATCTATTTCGCATTAAAGAGAATGAACAACTACAGAATCTAATGGAGAGAGCATTTCTGCTCTCTTCAAATCCAATAAATCGCAACAATCAAAAACGTCTGGTACACATACTGTGGCTTTTTATAGGGTTGAGCATTGTGTGGATGCTTATGGCACTGATCACAGTGAACATTCAGATGgcagaaagaaatattgtatTTCAGTGGATGGAAAATAG cCCGTATCAGGTGAAAACAACACTGAAGGTATTTTTAATCGTCTGTACTTTATGGCACGACATGGTCCAGGGGACCATTATAACAAGCTACTGTCTGCAAGGACAGCTGTTAATGTcacatctttattttttacgtggCAAGCTGCTCCAACATATTCTACAACCCATCGATTGGATGAGG GATATCGATGAATTCAAGAAACtactgaaatattttaacgatgaATTAGGACCAGCCGTTTGCATTTACACCATAGTTAATTTATCATGGGCGGCTGCAGGTATCGTGTGGTTGTTTCAATACTACATCAACGATGGGAATAACAATGCTGTTACGTACGTTAACGTAATGAATGTGATATTATGGATTTTGATTTCAATCGCTCCATTTATACAG gcTGCTCGTTTAACAAATGCCTGTTCCATGATTCGAGCTGTAGGACACGAGATACGTATACGGCCGTTTGTATATCAAACTACTCCAGGCGAAGATCTTgatagtatattgttatacacatcttcgttaaaaatatgCGCCAGGCTATTCAGGATACCTATTAAAGGTAGATATTTATGTTTTCTGCTAACTATCGGCAGTATTTCTATTCTCACTCTAGGGCAGTGTcagttttttatataa
- the Sccro4 gene encoding DCN1-like protein 4 isoform X1 — MLTQWLSNRGMPRSKRRGPSSTNHNHTPIDMSVSGAHEESLPRHPSKRLRHTSSSARRCIKPDDVSNVSTFSQKRCITWFREYTSLDDADTLGPEGMEKFCEDIGVEPENVVMLVLAYRMNARKMGFFTLSEWLKGFSELQCDSISKIQQKLEYLRNQLNDPYTFKGIYRYAYDFARDKDQRSMDMETARVMLQLLLGKHWPLFIQFAQFLDQSKYKVINKDQWCNILEFSRTINHDLSNYDLDGAWPVMLDEFVEWLKIQRGEGSSSIEARGS, encoded by the exons ATGCTGACACAATGGCTCT CAAACAGAGGGATGCCACGTAGCAAGCGAAGAGGACCTTCCAGCACAAACCACAATCATACTCCCATTGATATGTCGGTATCTGGTGCACATGAAGAAAGCTTACCTAGGCATCCTTCAAAACGGTTAAGACATACTTCCTCTAG TGCCAGACGATGTATAAAACCTGATGATGTATCCAACGTGTCAACATTTTCTCAAAAACGTTGCATTACTTGGTTCAGAGAATATACCTCACTTGATGATGCCGATACTCTCGGACCTGAAGGAATGGAAAAATTTTGTGAAGATATTGGTGTAGAACCTGAAAATGTAGTAATGCTTGTTCTTGCATACAGGATGAACGCTCGTAAAATGGGCTTCTTCACGTTAAGCGAATGGCTTAAAGGCTTCTCAGAGTTGCAATGTGATTCGATTAGTAAAATACAACAGAAGCTCGAGTACCTAAGGAATCAATTAAACGATCCATACACGTTTAAGGGAATCTATAGATATGCTTACGATTTTGCTAGA GACAAAGATCAGCGTAGTATGGACATGGAAACAGCAAGAGTAATGTTACAACTGCTTTTAGGAAAACATTGGCCACTATTTATACAGTTTGCTCAGTTCCTAGATCAATCAAAGTACAAAGTGATCAATAAAGATCAATGGTGCAACATATTAGAATTTTCACGTACAATCAATCATGACTTATCTAATTATGATTTAGACGGAGCGT GGCCAGTAATGCTTGATGAATTTGTTGAGTGGTTAAAAATTCAACGAGGCGAGGGGTCGTCATCAATAGAAGCTAGAGGCAGCTGA
- the Sccro4 gene encoding DCN1-like protein 4 isoform X2, with amino-acid sequence MLTQWLSNRGMPRSKRRGPSSTNHNHTPIDMSVSGAHEESLPRHPSKRARRCIKPDDVSNVSTFSQKRCITWFREYTSLDDADTLGPEGMEKFCEDIGVEPENVVMLVLAYRMNARKMGFFTLSEWLKGFSELQCDSISKIQQKLEYLRNQLNDPYTFKGIYRYAYDFARDKDQRSMDMETARVMLQLLLGKHWPLFIQFAQFLDQSKYKVINKDQWCNILEFSRTINHDLSNYDLDGAWPVMLDEFVEWLKIQRGEGSSSIEARGS; translated from the exons ATGCTGACACAATGGCTCT CAAACAGAGGGATGCCACGTAGCAAGCGAAGAGGACCTTCCAGCACAAACCACAATCATACTCCCATTGATATGTCGGTATCTGGTGCACATGAAGAAAGCTTACCTAGGCATCCTTCAAAACG TGCCAGACGATGTATAAAACCTGATGATGTATCCAACGTGTCAACATTTTCTCAAAAACGTTGCATTACTTGGTTCAGAGAATATACCTCACTTGATGATGCCGATACTCTCGGACCTGAAGGAATGGAAAAATTTTGTGAAGATATTGGTGTAGAACCTGAAAATGTAGTAATGCTTGTTCTTGCATACAGGATGAACGCTCGTAAAATGGGCTTCTTCACGTTAAGCGAATGGCTTAAAGGCTTCTCAGAGTTGCAATGTGATTCGATTAGTAAAATACAACAGAAGCTCGAGTACCTAAGGAATCAATTAAACGATCCATACACGTTTAAGGGAATCTATAGATATGCTTACGATTTTGCTAGA GACAAAGATCAGCGTAGTATGGACATGGAAACAGCAAGAGTAATGTTACAACTGCTTTTAGGAAAACATTGGCCACTATTTATACAGTTTGCTCAGTTCCTAGATCAATCAAAGTACAAAGTGATCAATAAAGATCAATGGTGCAACATATTAGAATTTTCACGTACAATCAATCATGACTTATCTAATTATGATTTAGACGGAGCGT GGCCAGTAATGCTTGATGAATTTGTTGAGTGGTTAAAAATTCAACGAGGCGAGGGGTCGTCATCAATAGAAGCTAGAGGCAGCTGA
- the Sccro4 gene encoding DCN1-like protein 4 isoform X3, with protein MPRSKRRGPSSTNHNHTPIDMSVSGAHEESLPRHPSKRLRHTSSSARRCIKPDDVSNVSTFSQKRCITWFREYTSLDDADTLGPEGMEKFCEDIGVEPENVVMLVLAYRMNARKMGFFTLSEWLKGFSELQCDSISKIQQKLEYLRNQLNDPYTFKGIYRYAYDFARDKDQRSMDMETARVMLQLLLGKHWPLFIQFAQFLDQSKYKVINKDQWCNILEFSRTINHDLSNYDLDGAWPVMLDEFVEWLKIQRGEGSSSIEARGS; from the exons ATGCCACGTAGCAAGCGAAGAGGACCTTCCAGCACAAACCACAATCATACTCCCATTGATATGTCGGTATCTGGTGCACATGAAGAAAGCTTACCTAGGCATCCTTCAAAACGGTTAAGACATACTTCCTCTAG TGCCAGACGATGTATAAAACCTGATGATGTATCCAACGTGTCAACATTTTCTCAAAAACGTTGCATTACTTGGTTCAGAGAATATACCTCACTTGATGATGCCGATACTCTCGGACCTGAAGGAATGGAAAAATTTTGTGAAGATATTGGTGTAGAACCTGAAAATGTAGTAATGCTTGTTCTTGCATACAGGATGAACGCTCGTAAAATGGGCTTCTTCACGTTAAGCGAATGGCTTAAAGGCTTCTCAGAGTTGCAATGTGATTCGATTAGTAAAATACAACAGAAGCTCGAGTACCTAAGGAATCAATTAAACGATCCATACACGTTTAAGGGAATCTATAGATATGCTTACGATTTTGCTAGA GACAAAGATCAGCGTAGTATGGACATGGAAACAGCAAGAGTAATGTTACAACTGCTTTTAGGAAAACATTGGCCACTATTTATACAGTTTGCTCAGTTCCTAGATCAATCAAAGTACAAAGTGATCAATAAAGATCAATGGTGCAACATATTAGAATTTTCACGTACAATCAATCATGACTTATCTAATTATGATTTAGACGGAGCGT GGCCAGTAATGCTTGATGAATTTGTTGAGTGGTTAAAAATTCAACGAGGCGAGGGGTCGTCATCAATAGAAGCTAGAGGCAGCTGA